Part of the Quercus robur chromosome 5, dhQueRobu3.1, whole genome shotgun sequence genome, CTCTTGATGTTAGACCGCCCCTTTTGACCTCGGCTTTACTCAGCCGAGGAAGCACTCTTCCTCGAATTGCCTTCTGGGATGATCATGATCAGACTTCATTTCTTTACTTACTAACATGGATTCTTAGGAAGGTGTTTATCCATTCTAGAACTACTTAATATCCTTAGATTGGACCCCCagcctaatatatatatatatatatatatatatagatatgtaCTCCTGGAGCGATCACCACTACAGGTTCATATCcaaatcatattatatcatatattaCATAATATAACTTTTGCCATACGTGGTGTAGTTGCAACAAGTaaatgactcttttttttttttaatattatttttacacTTTTGATTTTCCATTATGTTATATAGAACACAGTAAGAGTTTTTATaagtttgaaatttattttgctattttattttatattattttaacaatctactataattgtttgttttaaaattaaattttgagttgTACATGTCATTCTTTCACTATATAATTGTATATTAGTATTAGAAGTCATATAACATAATTTCTCTATATGACTAATCATAGATGGCGATACGGACGTAAGTACGAACAGGTGGCGAGCAAATAAGTGGTGGATATGGCTCATTGTGGCAGTAGGGGGAATCATCATCGCCTTGTTGTGCTTATTATGCTATGCAAAAGTGAAAAAACACATAGCTGAAGGTAATTGATATTCTTACCATAGATATTTTGGATATATTATTGATGAtaaagcaacaaaaaattttcaaattatattttgcatatttgttaattaggggagagaaagaagaaacaaaagataCTTCTACAAGAACTTAGAGGTAATGCAATATCGTCCACTGTACGTGACAAAGTGAAGAAACGAAATAATGATAGGCAAGATAGCCATGAATTGCAAATCTTCAGCTTTGAAACCATTTCTGCTGCCACAAGGAATTTTTCAACTAAATATAAATTAGGAGAAGGTGGTTTTGGACCAGTTTataaggttctctctctctctctctctatatggGTGTGTGTGAGATACACCAAATTGTGCTGATTTGATTGGATTAAATTGTTTAAGTTTGTATTGtctgggtgtgtgatgagtcgcATATTGAGTCTTTACAAAGTGGATCTTCGGTATCTGGAGCCTCGATTGCAACTTAACTAACCATTTTGGAGTGTCAAATTAAGTAGATGTGGCTAGTGCTTTTCTCAAGTTGTTACACATGATATCAAAGAAACTAAGTAAACTTCATAACATCATGTGGCTTAGGGTCATTGCAATACAATGTGGGCCTTGATAAGGTCATCAAAAATTTAAGTGAGGGAGATTGTTATATCCCAAATTGTGTGGATTTgatttgattagattttttGAGTTGTGTTATGTGGCCATAGTCTGAGTCGCATATCAAGTTTTTTGCAAGATAGATGTTCAATTTACAAGTAATTACAAGGAGTCCTAATTACAACTTGACTAGTATTTTTGAGGTGTAAGTGCAGATGTGATTAGCATTTTCTTCGAGCGTCACACAATTTGTGTGTATGATTAAATTTGAATATGATTAAAcaattaaatgatttttaagttttttaaatgGGTGGTATGATGGATAGTGGAAATAAGGTTTGAAATCAAgacaatatattttaatactattATAAATTATCAACCATACACAAAGCTTATGCAGAAATCTAAGAATTTACACCATCTAACTATTATTCAAACTAAATGTACCACCTTGACCCAAtgctctctttatttatttttctggtgCAAAATTTGAACTTAAGAACTAGAGTTTTGGCCAAGGGCAAGGTAGAATCttgatagaaaattaaataataaaaatggaaactGATTTAAGATAATGTAAGTGAGATTTCACTATTGAAATATATTTTCAGGGTGAATTATATGATGGGCAGAAAATAGCAATAAAGAGACTCTCAAGAAGTTCTGGACAGGGATTGGTAGAGTTCAAGAATGAAGCTATTCTTATTGCCAAACTCCAACACACAAATCTTGTAAGATTGTTAGGGCTTTGCATTCagcaagaagaaaaaattctaaTCTATGAGTACATGCCCAACAAAAGCTTAGACTTCTTCCTCTTTGGTAGGGTGTATGTTCATTacaaggaaaattttcttattggatatttgtttttctattatatGCAATCAATTATTACTTATCATTTGCTTGCAATTATTTTCTACTTTGAGTCAGATTCTACTAAAAAGTCTTTATTAAATTGGAAAAAACGCTTCAACATCATTGAAGGCATTGCTCAAGGACTTCTTTATCTTCACAAATATTCAAGACTAAGAGTAATTCACCGAGACTTAAAAGCAAGCAATATTTTGCTTGATGAGGATATGAATCCAAAAATTTCTGACTTTGGCTTGGCTAGAATATTTGGGTTGAAAGGATTAGAAGAAAACACAAATAGAATTGTTGGAACATAGTAAGTATTCATTGCATTTCAAGTAAGCAAAATTTAATTCTATTTGAGTGTATGCATATATGTGCTTATTCATACACTAAATTTTATTGGTCAATTATTATTTCAGTGGTTATATGTCTCCAGAGTATGCCATGAATGGTgttctttcaataaaaattgATGTATTCAGCTATGGAGTCCTACTATTGGAAATTGTGAGcagcaagaaaaataatagtTGCTATTACTCTGAATATCCACTCAACCTTATAGGATATGTAAGTTTCTCAATTAACTCTTCTAAATTTATACACGAGATTTTGAATATAATAATTAACATTGTGTGTACAACTGGTCTCGTATCAGGCATGGCAGTTATGGAATGAAGGGAAAGGTTTGGAGCTAATAGACCCAACAATAATAGATGAGTCATCCCCTTCATCTGAAATATTGAGATGCATTCATGTTGGTCTTTTATGCGTACAAGACCAAGCAACAGATAGACCTACCATGCTAGATGTTGCAACTATGCTTTCAAGTGAAACTGTTCAACTCCTTCCTCCAAAACAACCTGCATATCTTATCAACATTGTTCAAGAAAAACCATTAGAGGTTTCTGAAATTAAGCCAGAAAATTGTTCCATAAATGATGTTACAATTTCAGAGATGAAAGCAAGATAAATACTAAGCAAGGGTGGTTACAAGACCACCCTgacttgaccaaaaaaaaaaaaaaaatcattcttgcaaaaatatattttatataaacaatTTGTTTTAAACTAAACTGTTTTATCTACTCTACAAAAAGTTATTGACCACCCAACTTGAGAATCTCAAGAAtttgggttcaacaaaaatagAATAATGTACATCCACAGtacttttataataattttacaagGAATTATATGTGACTAGTTGTTACAGGTTTTAAACTAGGCCAACCATTAACATTACTTTCTTACCTGTCAATAACAACTCGTCACGTagtatttctcaaaaaataattttggcccctcaaacataatctttaatcctttaaataaataaaagcctaaataataaattttttttttttttgagtaacaataaaaataaaaaatatttagccTATTCCGAACCTATGTAAATCCTTAACCTAAGACAGCGGGCCGAAGCAAAGAAAGTCagaaaattgtgatttttcCCCCACCTAAGATAAGATTTCTCCCCTAAATTTCAGGATCCAATTCCTCTCTCTTATCACGATCTTACCTCTTCTTCATCGTTGTGTTTTCTTTGCTGCGCACCTCTTCTTTTTGGTTTTCTCTGGCCACTGTTTTGCACCttcttcatttctctctctctctagctcagTCAGTATCTTATTTagcattttgtttcttttattttattattgttttgttttgggtgtCTTTAAACTAATTACACCATTGAATTCAAATGCATTAAAGATAGCTACCCTCACGTGAAATTGAGTAGTGAGTACTGATGAGTCTTCCGTCAAGGCAATAAATTGAAGCAAAGTAACAAGAATTAAAGAAAGCAAAACGTGTaggaaataaaattgaaagcaaaaaaaaataatgataataaataaaaaagagataaaacatAATCAAAAGGAATGCTAACCACAGTACGTAGACTAAAGTAGGCATGTGAAGGCTtaagttttaacatttgaataAGGGAGTTTAGAGAAAGAGTTAATAAAATTGTTGGTGGGTGGTTGagatatcattaaaaaaaaatattttaaattccgTTTAgtgatttattaaaattattttatatatatatatatatatattgataactCTGAAATAATATATTGGTACTAATCGGAATCAAAATATAtcattcatttaattaaacCGAAACAACCTCCACTATGAAATTGACTCTTTATTGTTcatttagacttttttttttttttcgtggggggggggggggggggggggctcaTAACTTGAAATCTTGGGTCTATCCTTGTGACTACCTACCTAAAAACAACCAGCTTTTTTCATGAAAACAGTCATAGAAGAGCCTGTGGTAGCCAAAAGGAAGATGGAAAGCATTTCTATCAATGATGTTACAATTTCAGGGATGGATCCTGTTAAGTTATGGTTTTTCACATTACATTTATGTTGACTTTATCTCAtgacaaaaaatgttttaattccattaatttatttccttgtattttgtgggatttaattgtaataGGTTTAGTATTAATTTAGTGAAAATCTGA contains:
- the LOC126725285 gene encoding putative cysteine-rich receptor-like protein kinase 12 isoform X1, with the protein product MPIKIIMDYALELIFILKALRVVVLVIGILGNWKLAKGDNEHAGRKLVDYVPGFISIDCGATEDYLDDVSGIFYKSDTGFIDTGTNSNISPENYYPYPDGGRQTRNLRSFPQGKRNCYTLKPEQGKNSNYLINFFFYYGNYDKKNKIPKFDVYVGVNYKKTTYIAEVYSTYLFDVIHAPTSDIIYVCLINTGYGIPFISALELRPLDKSLYPFDFGTLTNSWRYVLGTATDQYKFIRYKNDVYDRIWYPYIKWPNSVPINTSSDIDTQNNNDSYRLPPEVLRTAVQPSNGDNSLIYDSLPIYNTGNMCFCFHFAGISKLTQGKKREFIISVYGGTDTYTSEPITLDHLKPLSICLNRRIEGHFRFVISATTRSDLPPILNAFELHNVIPQSDLHEPTNSRDDGDTDVSTNRWRANKWWIWLIVAVGGIIIALLCLLCYAKVKKHIAEGERKKKQKILLQELRGNAISSTVRDKVKKRNNDRQDSHELQIFSFETISAATRNFSTKYKLGEGGFGPVYKGELYDGQKIAIKRLSRSSGQGLVEFKNEAILIAKLQHTNLVRLLGLCIQQEEKILIYEYMPNKSLDFFLFDSTKKSLLNWKKRFNIIEGIAQGLLYLHKYSRLRVIHRDLKASNILLDEDMNPKISDFGLARIFGLKGLEENTNRIVGTYGYMSPEYAMNGVLSIKIDVFSYGVLLLEIVSSKKNNSCYYSEYPLNLIGYAWQLWNEGKGLELIDPTIIDESSPSSEILRCIHVGLLCVQDQATDRPTMLDVATMLSSETVQLLPPKQPAYLINIVQEKPLEVSEIKPENCSINDVTISEMKAR
- the LOC126725285 gene encoding putative cysteine-rich receptor-like protein kinase 12 isoform X2 → MPIKIIMDYALELIFILKALRVVVLVIGILGNWKLAKGDNEHAGRKLVDYVPGFISIDCGATEDYLDDVSGIFYKSDTGFIDTGTNSNISPENYYPYPDGGRQTRNLRSFPQGKRNCYTLKPEQGKNSNYLINFFFYYGNYDKKNKIPKFDVYVGVNYKKTTYIAEVYSTYLFDVIHAPTSDIIYVCLINTGYGIPFISALELRPLDKSLYPFDFGTLTNSWRYVLGTATDQYKFIRYKNDVYDRIWYPYIKWPNSVPINTSSDIDTQNNNDSYRLPPEVLRTAVQPSNGDNSLIYDSLPIYNTGNMCFCFHFAGISKLTQGKKREFIISVYGGTDTYTSEPITLDHLKPLSICLNRRIEGHFRFVISATTRSDLPPILNAFELHNVIPQSDLHEPTNSRDDGDTDVSTNRWRANKWWIWLIVAVGGIIIALLCLLCYAKVKKHIAEGERKKKQKILLQELRGNAISSTVRDKVKKRNNDRQDSHELQIFSFETISAATRNFSTKYKLGEGGFGPVYKGELYDGQKIAIKRLSRSSGQGLVEFKNEAILIAKLQHTNLVRLLGLCIQQEEKILIYEYMPNKSLDFFLFGIAQGLLYLHKYSRLRVIHRDLKASNILLDEDMNPKISDFGLARIFGLKGLEENTNRIVGTYGYMSPEYAMNGVLSIKIDVFSYGVLLLEIVSSKKNNSCYYSEYPLNLIGYAWQLWNEGKGLELIDPTIIDESSPSSEILRCIHVGLLCVQDQATDRPTMLDVATMLSSETVQLLPPKQPAYLINIVQEKPLEVSEIKPENCSINDVTISEMKAR